The Halobacteria archaeon AArc-dxtr1 region GTCGTCGGCGGGAACGGCGGGCGTCTCGTCGACGACGCTCTCGGTCCAGGTCCCACGGAGGAACCAGGCCGCCGTGACGATCGCCGAGAGGACGTAGGAGATCGCCACCGCGTACCAGACACCGATGAGCCCGGCGTCTATGACGATGATCGCGACCGCGGCGAGTGGGATGCGATAGAGCCACAGCTCCTGGGTCGCCAGCAACATGGCGGCACGAGTGGAACCGCTTCCTCGAATCCCGCCCAGTAAGACCTGGAACACCCCGAGGAAGACGTAGGAGGGGCCAGCGATGAGGATGTAGGCCGCACCGTACTCGACGACCTGTGCAGACTCCTCGCCTTCGATGAAGACGGCCGTAATCGGCTCTGCAAACGGGTAGACAAGCGCGACGATGGCCACGAAGACGCCGACGACGACGATCGAACTCAGTTTGATGGCGCGTCTGGCGCGGTCGAGCTGGTCGGCGCCCAAATTCTGGCCGACGACGGTCTCCGTCCCGCGGGCGAGCCCGAGCGCCGGCAAGAACATAAGCGAGGAGAGGCGGTTGACGATGCCGTAAGCGGCGACCGCCTCCGTGCCGGCGAGGGCAATCAGTGCGGTCATGACGGTGATCCCGAACGACCGCAGGCCCTGTTCGGTTGCGATCGGGGCGCCGATATCGATGATCTTCCGGAGGGTTTCGCCTTTGAGCCACAGATCCGAGAGCGACGGTTCGAGCCCGACGCGTCCGGTAAACAGCAGGTACATGCCGGCGACGGCGGCGAGCCCACGCGAGATGACAGTCGCGATCGCCGCCCCCTCGACGCCGAAGCCCTCGAAGCCGGTCGCGGCGTACAGCGTCGACTCGAAACCGGTCGCGCCGATCCAGGCGAACACCGGGTTGTCAGTAAAGCCCAGAATCAGAAAGGGGTCGAGAACGACGTTGAGCGTCGCGCTCCCCGCCATCAGATAGAGGGGTGTTCGGGTGTCACCCCAGCCTCGCGAGAGCGCGTCGAAGATGAAAAACCAGAACATGAAGCCGACGCTGACGAAGATGATCCGCGTGTAGGAGACGGCGTAGGCGTAGGCGTCGGTTCCGGGCTCCGCACCGACGAGTTGCATCAGCCACGGCGAGAGGACGAACCCGAGGGCGCCAAAGACCGCGCCGACGATTGTGACGAACGAGACGGTCTGGCCGGCAACGTGGTGCGATCGTCGGAAGTCCCCCGCACCCTTGTGCTGGGAGACGAGCACCGTGCCGGCGACCGTGAGACCCCCGCCGACGCTGACCATCAGGAAGACGATCGCCCACGAGTACGACAGTGCGGCGACCGCGTCACTTCCCAGCCGGCCGACCCAGTAGGTGTCAGCGAGGTTGTACGCCACCTGCAGCAGCTGTGAGAAGACGATCGGCGCAGAGAGGACGACGAGTGGCTTGAACAAAGCGCCGTCGGTGACGTTGACTGATCGGTCCGTTCCCTCGGTCATTCGACCCCTCTCGTCGCGGTCGAGGCCGCCGGCTCGGCGTGATCGTGTGGACGGCAACCGCGGGCGATCGAGCGACGAGCGGCGTCGATCGTCCCAGCAATCGAGAGGCGAACGCGGAGGACGGTCACTAGCTGACCAGTTGGTCAGGAGGCGTGAAATGGGTTCTGATTCAGACCAACGGTGGAGATGATCGCTACCGTCGGTAGCGTCTGACGCTAAACTCCTCGTAGCCGCCGTAGGCAATTTCGAGGGCGCCGAGCCACCAGTTCCATCGCTCCGGTGGCGCCCCGTCCGGCGCGTCAGCCAACTCCTCGATGACGATCGCTGACGTCAACTCGACGCCGGTGTCGCGCTCGTATCGCCCCGCGTCAGCGAGCGTCCGCGCCTGCCGGGCGACGACTCGAGAGGCGCCACGAGAGCCACCGAACTCGGCACGCAAGCGTTCTTCGAGCTGATCGGGATCGAGCGACACGGCGTCTGCTACGGGCTGGTGGCACTTCCGTCTGTGCCCGCTCGAACCGAGCGGACAGCGAGCGGTTAGAAGTCGTGGTCGGGGTCGTCTTCGACGGTCCGTTTCAGCGAGTCACGTCGGGACTTTGCGTCGCGACCCGTCGCTTCGAGGAGGAACTCGTTTTTCGCCGAGACGGCCTCGCCGGCGGCCTCGAGTTCGTCGGGTCCGAGCTCGGTCGGATCGCGTTCGTGGAACTCGACGGCGAGCTTGTCTTTCTTCCCGGAGTACTCGACGGCGCCGACGACGATACGCTCGAAGACGGGGTTGTCGGGCTCGGCGATGACGAACAGATCGCTTCCCTTGAACTCTTCCGTTTCCGAAATCGGCCCGAAGTACTCCTCGACGGTGGCTTCTAGGTCGGGGATTCGCTCCTCGAGGTACTCGCCACGTCGCATCTTGTACTCCTTCATGAATTGGTGAAACACGGGGGACCGTTTACCTCTTTTCATACCACGCAGCCCGTGTGGCGTCCGGACGGGTCAGCGTCCGGGCTCGTATTCGCGCTCGCTCAGGTAGCCCTTCCGACAGTCCGGGCAGATGTCTCCAGTGCGAAGTGAACCGCGGTCGCCGTCGGCTCGAAACTCACAGCGCGGACAGAAGAACTCGGTAGCGACGCCGTCGGCCGGACCGCCCTGGCCAGGTGCAGGTGCGGCGCCAGCGCTCTCGATTCCCGTGATAGAGGCGTCCTCGTCCGCATTCGAGAGCGGTGCGTCTCGGTCGGCCGCGGGCGGCGTTTCGGACGCATCGACGATGTCGTCGGGCGTCGCGTCAGCGTCGTCGGAAGCCGCGGCGTCGATTCCGGAGCCGGCGGGGGCACCGGACGATCCGGACGAGTCTTCGAGAATAATCCCGTCGTCCTCC contains the following coding sequences:
- a CDS encoding MATE family efflux transporter, whose protein sequence is MTEGTDRSVNVTDGALFKPLVVLSAPIVFSQLLQVAYNLADTYWVGRLGSDAVAALSYSWAIVFLMVSVGGGLTVAGTVLVSQHKGAGDFRRSHHVAGQTVSFVTIVGAVFGALGFVLSPWLMQLVGAEPGTDAYAYAVSYTRIIFVSVGFMFWFFIFDALSRGWGDTRTPLYLMAGSATLNVVLDPFLILGFTDNPVFAWIGATGFESTLYAATGFEGFGVEGAAIATVISRGLAAVAGMYLLFTGRVGLEPSLSDLWLKGETLRKIIDIGAPIATEQGLRSFGITVMTALIALAGTEAVAAYGIVNRLSSLMFLPALGLARGTETVVGQNLGADQLDRARRAIKLSSIVVVGVFVAIVALVYPFAEPITAVFIEGEESAQVVEYGAAYILIAGPSYVFLGVFQVLLGGIRGSGSTRAAMLLATQELWLYRIPLAAVAIIVIDAGLIGVWYAVAISYVLSAIVTAAWFLRGTWTESVVDETPAVPADD
- a CDS encoding DUF5611 family protein gives rise to the protein MKEYKMRRGEYLEERIPDLEATVEEYFGPISETEEFKGSDLFVIAEPDNPVFERIVVGAVEYSGKKDKLAVEFHERDPTELGPDELEAAGEAVSAKNEFLLEATGRDAKSRRDSLKRTVEDDPDHDF